One Eriocheir sinensis breed Jianghai 21 unplaced genomic scaffold, ASM2467909v1 Scaffold1220, whole genome shotgun sequence genomic region harbors:
- the LOC126989577 gene encoding serine/threonine-protein phosphatase 6 regulatory ankyrin repeat subunit A-like, which yields MGGSAECVSALIPSSDLNAKDKDGLTPLHFAAMGGSAECVSALIPSSDLNAKDRYGRTPLHLAAIRGSAECVSALIPSSDLNAKDKNGRTPLHLAAMGGSAECVSALIPSSDLNAKDKDGRTPLHLAAMRGSAECVSALIPSSDLNAKNKVGRTPLHLAAEWGSAECVSALIPSSDLNAKDRYGSTPLHLAVMQGSAECVSALIPSSDLNAQDENGRTPLHLAAEEGHLKVVRRLTKKDVKALTIRDKRGKTPLDVATMRGNTEVEEWLGNRSGAVHLDAARCLHLMELIHSVKEGDGVRDTVLLYREETPKGDRPRCHR from the exons ATggggggcagtgctgagtgtgtgtctgccctcataccctccagtgaccttaacgccaaggacaaggATGGCCTCACACCCCTCCACTTTGCTGCTATggggggcagtgctgagtgtgtgtctgccctcataccctccagtgaccttaacgccaaggacaggtatggccgcacacccctccacttggctgctatacggggcagtgctgagtgtgtgtctgccctcataccctccagtgaccttaacgccaaggacaagaatggccgcacacccctccacttggctgctatggggggcagtgctgagtgtgtgtctgccctcataccctccagtgaccttaacgccaaggacaaggatggccgcacacccctccacttggctgctatgcggggcagtgctgagtgtgtgtctgccctcataccctccagtgaccttaacgccaagaaCAAGgttggccgcacacccctccacttggctgctgagtggggcagtgctgagtgtgtgtctgccctcataccctccagtgaccttaacgccaaggacaggtatggctccacacccctccacttggctgttatgcagggcagtgctgagtgtgtgtctgccctcataccctccagtgaccttaatgCCCAGGATGAgaatggccgcacacccctccacttggctgcggAGGAAGGGCATCTGAAGGTGGTCCGGCGGCTGACGAAGAAGGACGTGAAGGCCCTCACCATCagggacaaaagaggaaaaaccCCTCTGGACGTGGCCACGATGCGCGGCAACACTGAGGTGGAGGAATGGCTGGGGAACAGGAGCGGCGCGGTGCACCTGGACGCCGCCCGCTGCCTGCACCTCATG GAGCTCATACACAGCGTAAAGGAAGGAGACGGGGTCAGAGACACGGTGCTCCTCTATCGGGAGGAGACCCCCAAAGGTGACCGTCCCCGTTGCCACAGGTGA
- the LOC126989578 gene encoding serine/threonine-protein phosphatase 6 regulatory ankyrin repeat subunit B-like: MWGSAECVSALIPSSDLNAKDEDGRTPLLLAAMGGSAECVSALIPSSDLNAKDRYGRTPLHLAVERGSAECVSALIPSSDLNAKDRYGRTPLHLAAERGSAECVSALIPSSDLNAKDRY; encoded by the coding sequence ATgtggggcagtgctgagtgtgtgtctgccctcataccctccagtgaccttaacgccaaggacgaggatggccgcacacccctcctcTTGGCTGCTATggggggcagtgctgagtgtgtgtctgccctcataccctccagtgaccttaacgccaaggacaggtatggccgcacacccctccacttggctgttgagcggggcagtgctgagtgtgtgtctgccctcataccctccagtgaccttaacgccaaggacaggtatggccgcacacccctccacttggctgctgagcggggcagtgctgagtgtgtgtctgccctcataccctccagtgaccttaacgccaaggacaggtat